From the Perca fluviatilis chromosome 11, GENO_Pfluv_1.0, whole genome shotgun sequence genome, the window tgctttATTGGGATACTTCGGTGGCGGTGACAGCcacgtcagctaacgttagcttgacGCTATTTCTCTGTAGTCCGTTATATTGCGGGCACTTCTGTGCAGTTGGTTTGCTTTTGTGATTCACATTATCTAACAAAAACTCAAAAGGGTAACGTTATTCGTCTGAGACAATGGCTCCGATGGGTATCCGGCTGTCACCCCTCGGTGTGGCGGTGTTCTGCCTTCTTGGAGTCGGTGTCATCTACCACCTGTATGCAGGGGTCATCTCCAGCCGCCTGGCTGCTTTCAGGTGAGACTCTTCTCTCATTTCCATACAGGGTGATATAACGTGGCATTATCTCTCACTGCAAGGTAACGTTACAGTAACTGTATCTGAAAGGGCTTGGCTTGTAACATCAGCCCACCAGCAGCTGCTCGTCTGTTtgtccatagatatatacactgttTATCAAGCGGGTTGAAGAGCGTAAAGAGTGTCCAATCTCTTCTATGAGTGATGGTACTTACATGATAATATTCTGTGATCACCCAGGTCACGCAGCTGCTTATTAGAGCTGGGTTTTGAACCTCAATACTTTTAAAAGTGCAGACGGAAATGTGCCTATTGCATTGGATATTGAAGACCGTTACTACTTTCAAGTTATTTATTGTCAAATGAATAACAGACGTTGCCAGTGAAACGCTTGTATCTCATTCTCCCTCCAACAATTCTACTTACGTTTGTATGAAAAGAAAATCTTGACAAGTCTAGACAATCTAAGACAAGACATGAAATAGTGCATGTTAAAATATAGTGGAAACATATAACTAGTAAAATGTGAAATAGGGTAATAAAAGATAGTAATTCCAAATGAATAAGCTCAATGTAAACATTAATGCAGTAAATGTATGCATAATGACAAGAATAAACAGTTGTAACAGTACATACAAGTTTATAAAGATAAAGTGATGGTTTGAAGGTAAAGTGACTTGTGAAGAGCTCAAGAGTTCAGCAGTCTTCTGGCCTGTGGGATGAAGCTGTACCTGAGCCTGGTGGGGCAGGCACAACAGTTTGTGGCTGGGGTGATATGGGTCTCAGATTATCCTGTTGGCCTTCTTCTTACATTGCTGGGTGTAGAGGGCCCCCAATGGATGGCAGCTCCGTCCTGGTAATGTGCTGAGAAGATTTCACCACCCTCTGTAGAGCCTTATGGTTGAGGGCGGTACAACTGCCAAACCAGGCGGTGATGCAGCCAGTCAGGATGCACTCAGTGGTGCACAGTAGAATCTGCAGAGTATCCATATCCATGTTGTTAGACATTACTAGACTGTAAAGTACCAAACGCTGGCATCAAATATCTGTTGAGATTTGCAATCCCTGTTACTTTTTGATCAGATCTGTTCTAGTGCTGTCCTGAAAGCCTTACTATTCTCTGGCTTTCAGCGGTCTGTGGGTAAACACTAAGTCTTTGTAATTGTCAGACATGGCAATGGTTTAATTGTAAGATAGTAAATATGCCATCTCATTTACCTTCCAAGAGCTGATAAGGCTGATAGTTTCATCAGGTTTGGTGTTTGGAAGGATAAAAGCGCTTTTTTCCCGTCAGTGCTGTTTTTAGCTTAACATTCTTGTTCTGTTCCCTTCTCTCTGCAGAACGAGGGGAAAAGTGGATCTGAAGGACCTGCTGGCTGTCTCAGTAGAGGCTGCAGTGCTCGGTGGCACAGAGGTAAAAACAAGTTTTTCCCCACTAATGTTAAGTAGGCTTTTATAATATAGACATTTAACACATATCCATTATTTAGTACTTCACAGTTAATAGCCTGCTTTTTTATCAGGGTTTTGAATTGAAGATATTAAATTAACTAACAGTAGCCATGTCGTTTGTTTGGGTACATCTGATCTGGGTCCCTTAAACTGTATCGccatttgtgttgtgtttttgttttcccccCTAGGTGAAGAAGGTGCGTGAAGAAAATGACCTGAAGGAGAAGTCCAAAGGCAAGACAAAGGAGGGAGCCAATGAGCTTCTGACTATGGGTGACCTGCAGTCACACAGAAAGATGTTTAACCTTATAAGCAATACCTTCCCTGAAGTCACGGTGAGCGCAAATCCCTGTAGAACTGTAGTGTCTTCTATTCCCCACACTGTGCTCCTCAGTCACCATTTGTATACTGTGGAAAGTCTAGTGATGTAAAAGACTACTGGGGCACGTTAGTTAGATAAAAACTGCAGTGGTCTCGTCATGCCTGCATTTGCTTCAATCAGATTTGAGTCAGACAGGAAAGAGCGTGAACCTTCGTTTTGAGATGCCTTCACAATACTGTTTGAAGtttaaaaataagaataagGCACATGACTCatacttgtgtttgtgttcaggtGAACAGTGAGGAACATGACAACACGGTGGATAAGGCTGCAGCCTGGAGTCGGGATATTCCAACCGACATACGAGACAAGATAGAGGGGGGCAAGTACGTTCCTGCTGAGAGCATCACTGTGTGGATCGATCCTCTAGATGCTACACAGGAATATACAGGTGAGCACATATCTGAAGTTAAGTTATATTAATTTCCATGACCTATTGGGTGATAATATAGTCCCTTGTCACTGAGGTATGTCTTGTGCTGCAGAATTAGATTGAGATCGGTCAATTGATTTTTCTTCACATTGTAAAGTGTTCGGGTTAagttaaaagaagaagaagcttaAATGAATATATGAGGTTTGTGGGCGCACTTGTTTGTCTTGGGTATGTTTGTTCCACCACTATCTACATAAAGTTGACTGAAAATGCATGGCCCTTTGCAGCAGAGCCCTCTTTAACATTCATCCAGTTAATCTGATACATCCGGGAGCTGCGCAGTAGAGCTTGCTGTTTACTCGGTCAGCCACTGAGAGTACGTCCACACTTAAATTAAGTTTATGAAGGCatcttttttctgtctgtgtcagcCCTCCGTTTATAAATCTTAAAAgccagtgtttcagtgtgtAAGGGGTAAACTGAACTTTTCCAAAATGATGACGTAAGCTGCCCACTGAGGGTCGTGGGTTGTGAGGCAGTATTAAGAGGGACTTCCTGTCGCCTCAGACCTTCTCTTTGATCACTCATTAATAATAACGCAATATAGCTTAATACACTGCAGAGCTGTTATCATTTACGTGGATCTATGTTGCTTTTAACGTCGCGATCATAAATAAATACCGGTGCAGGGAAAAGTCGATTCTTAGATGCATCCGGTTTTCTCTTGAAAAATGATGCCCCCAAGGCAGACAAGTCAATAATTGGAAATTTTGACACATCATTTTCACAtgatatattaaaatatatataaacttcACTGACGAGCTATAGGGTTATAAGTCTaaagtcattcattttttgGTGCTACCAAAATAAAGGTCAAATGCACACATTAGGCCTTTAATCACCCCGAGGTAACACTCaatgtttactttttttactctttttattACCTCATTTATAGATGACTTACGATAATGAAGTCCAAGATAATTACAGCACAAATAATCGATGGTAGCCTAAAAAGTTATGTAAGTATCTTTTCTTTGCCAAAATGATATGATGTTCTTGTGGCCCAGTGGCAGATGTTCAGTGGCCTTTGGACCTGGGGTTGGGACCAGCTGTAGgtttaaaggcgctgacacaccaacccgattatcggccgtcgggcTGTCTGGCGAGATCAGTGACTCGAGTCGGTTCGGTGTGTTCAGCGCcatcgtcagtcggaggagccgtcggccttcatttgtgccgatttgacttgttgaatcggccagcaGGTAGTCGGACTCAAtaaccaatctgattggtggagtgctaacccggaaatgacgagcgggatgagtgtgACGAACGCCTCTCGAAATCTGAcgaaatgttttttaaactgaccttttgtcgATATGAAATGAACACAGATTAAGCAACCGCgtggcctatttcttgcttaaaatgttttcagaaacaagtTTCGGTGAagtattttcgtaaaatatgcgattgtattccgaacgagccgccattaagGTCGGTTTCGAAATTTGGGAGACGctagacccacgtgacgcgttcgtccaatcagctgccggttttcattttttgggcgacagtacagattagcgccgcctgctgttatggagacatattacATCTCGCGCGCACACAGAACGTACACTCAaatcggcgtcgcttcggtgtgttctgaggcccTTTTTGTGACCAACTCAGGGAGGCAGTCAGTccgccttttctgccgacggtcggccgtcgggtcgGTGTGTCAGAGCTTAAAGAGTGTGGGAGACTAGTTTCCTAGTTAATGTGTACCTATTGAATCCCCAGCTGGACCTTTTAAACACCAGCACaagattatttattataaataagaACATTAAGGTTCGATTTCTGCATGTTAGAGACACCCTGTTCCCGCCCATATCCTGTAATCTCTTCTTCATCTCCCttatctccctctctatcctctgGCTGTTTCTCCTGTCTGTATCCATCTCTCTTCTCAACTCTGCCCTCTCTCTTTATCtgccaatctctctctctctctctccatagaGAATCTGGTGAAGTATGTGACCACAATGGTATGTGTGGCTGTAGATGGTAAACCAGTCATTGGGGTCATACACCAGCCATTCACTGGGTTCACTGGTAAGTGTGTGTGCTTCCACAActttacttgtgtgtgtgtgtgtgtgttaaacaaGATGCCTCCACAATGTGAACCTTTACATGTTTTTAGACTTTTAATTGTGCCCGTTTGCATAACAATCTGACATTTTTACTGaaagaaatataatttttcaCTCTTTTGTGACCATCATGGAACTTCAAGTTAGTTCATGAGTTTTGCATTTTCTAGAACCTCATGAGAAgacattttaagtttttgttgAAACCATAAGATCAATGTGTCTCTTGTCTCTTTGTCTTGGCATGGAGGAGTTCTGCCACAAAACTGGCATTCTAGAGCTTTGATAGTAAGGAAGTTGGTCAACAAAATAATATGTTTTGAACTTCTTCCCCCTCTCTAAACCTCCAttccctttgtctctctgtctccctttcGTCTCTTCCCCAGCCTGGGCGTTTGTAGGTCAGGGGTCAAATATGCGTCCCCGGCCGTCCTACACTGTCAGCCCTCCAAAGGCGATTGTATCACGTTCCCACTCGGGAGCAGTTAAAAGTTATGTTCAGGAGGCTTTTGGAAACAGCACAACAATCATAGAAGCAGGTGGAGCAGGTGAGAATCCCTTTACTTGTATGTATTACATTCAAGTGTTGCATGTGCAGAGGAAGTTTAAAGGCTATATCTTCAATTATTATATCAAGTAAAAAAACAAGCTATGGGGGGAGAAAGCACATTAaggccta encodes:
- the bpnt2 gene encoding inositol monophosphatase 3: MAPMGIRLSPLGVAVFCLLGVGVIYHLYAGVISSRLAAFRTRGKVDLKDLLAVSVEAAVLGGTEVKKVREENDLKEKSKGKTKEGANELLTMGDLQSHRKMFNLISNTFPEVTVNSEEHDNTVDKAAAWSRDIPTDIRDKIEGGKYVPAESITVWIDPLDATQEYTENLVKYVTTMVCVAVDGKPVIGVIHQPFTGFTAWAFVGQGSNMRPRPSYTVSPPKAIVSRSHSGAVKSYVQEAFGNSTTIIEAGGAGYKVLSLLEMPSSETGSMDKADVYIHVTFIKKWDICAGAALLKALGGHMTTLKGEDIDYSGTPVNKGGLVASVGVDHKALLERLPNWDPEKH